One genomic region from Arenicella chitinivorans encodes:
- a CDS encoding DinB family protein — protein MSSFQELVDINIGALQEGNLFLSSLPAKQFTQSLRPTFESTIGAHFRHVLEHYRCFLRQLPSACVCYDARERDQILERDLGYAVRTINDLVHALGTLSESSTLQIKDGPSGLVLTTTTQRELLFLQSHTVHHYAIAAAMGRQLGTDAAPGFGVALATQQHVSALSKSGHIGMVSKGIDSSKSRDRSGMLGTKN, from the coding sequence TTGTCGTCATTTCAAGAATTAGTTGATATCAATATCGGCGCCTTACAGGAAGGCAATTTGTTTTTGTCGTCTCTTCCAGCTAAGCAATTTACGCAGTCGTTGCGGCCCACATTTGAATCCACGATTGGTGCCCACTTTCGTCATGTGCTCGAGCATTATCGTTGCTTTTTACGCCAGTTGCCGAGTGCGTGTGTTTGCTATGATGCGCGCGAGCGTGATCAGATTCTCGAACGTGATTTGGGTTATGCGGTGCGGACGATTAACGACCTTGTTCACGCGTTAGGTACCCTTAGTGAATCGTCAACACTACAGATTAAAGATGGCCCCAGCGGCCTGGTTCTGACCACTACCACGCAACGTGAATTGTTGTTTTTACAGTCACACACCGTCCATCATTATGCCATTGCGGCTGCCATGGGGCGTCAACTCGGTACCGATGCAGCTCCCGGATTTGGTGTTGCGCTGGCAACCCAGCAGCACGTTAGCGCGCTGTCAAAATCCGGTCATATTGGCATGGTATCAAAGGGGATTGACTCATCGAAAAGCCGTGATCGTAGCGGCATGCTCGGAACCAAAAACTGA
- a CDS encoding NRDE family protein, with the protein MTWFVRDQGYELFFNRDERNSRHRALLPAVTLLAGVQVVAPTDTDAGGTWIAANQFGVTVCLLNHYQFEQIESYKDWTSRGQIVRHFSSAAQVGDVATHFSTLPLSDYRAFRLFVIEPSGANCLCVWDGHAPRIEHNVSSPKSSSSVDASHVKGLRRALFRNLGLAELDSTRAYLAYHASHLPSRSKESVCMHREDASTVSLTHVAVTAEQVQVRYADGAPCKALLGEPVGIARQSLHYDPSIRAFS; encoded by the coding sequence ATGACCTGGTTCGTTCGTGACCAAGGCTACGAACTGTTTTTCAATCGCGATGAACGTAATTCACGCCACCGCGCACTGCTGCCCGCCGTGACCCTGTTGGCGGGTGTGCAGGTTGTAGCTCCAACCGACACGGACGCGGGCGGCACGTGGATCGCAGCGAACCAATTCGGTGTTACGGTGTGTTTGCTCAACCACTATCAATTTGAACAGATTGAGTCTTACAAAGACTGGACGAGTCGCGGTCAGATCGTGCGTCACTTTTCCAGTGCGGCTCAGGTTGGCGATGTGGCCACACACTTTTCAACTTTGCCGCTGAGCGATTATCGCGCGTTTAGACTCTTTGTGATTGAGCCGTCTGGCGCTAACTGTTTGTGTGTATGGGATGGGCACGCGCCACGCATTGAACACAACGTTAGCTCGCCAAAATCGTCGTCTTCCGTGGATGCGTCGCATGTAAAAGGCCTGCGTAGAGCACTATTTCGTAACCTCGGTTTGGCTGAGTTGGATTCGACCCGGGCGTATCTGGCATATCACGCCAGTCACTTACCATCGCGCTCCAAAGAATCTGTTTGTATGCATCGCGAGGACGCCAGTACTGTCAGTTTGACGCATGTGGCGGTGACCGCAGAGCAAGTTCAGGTGCGCTATGCCGATGGGGCGCCCTGCAAGGCGTTATTGGGTGAACCCGTTGGAATTGCGAGACAGTCGCTGCACTATGATCCGTCAATCCGCGCGTTTTCTTAG